The region GAGAAGTCCACACCACCATTGGTCAGTTCAGCAATAACCTGTTGTATGGGCTTATTGTAGTCTTTAGGATTGATGCATTCTGTGGCTCCCAGCTCTTTTGCTTTTGGAAATTTGTCTTTGTTGATGTCAATCCCGATGATCCGAGTAGCACCTGCAGCTTTACAGCCCATGACAGCCGAAAGACCAACTCCTCCCAACCCAAAAACTGCACAGGTAGAACCAGGTTCAACCTACACACAGGATTAAGAAAAATGTGATGAGGCCAGCTGAATTCACCCAGCAATTATATCAACTGTGAAGGTCTCAGTTTATAGAACCATAAGCTGTAGTGAACAGGATTCTATGACTGCAGTGATGTTTAGGGCTATTCTAATTGGTATTCAAATAtgtctccctcccttttcctttACAAGGTAAGGTACAGTGAAAGAAATGAATGAATAACTCAGAACCATCAACCTAGTCCTGGTTTCCTGCTATGCCACATGGAGTGGTAACTGCTTGCCCACATGTCACATTAACCTTTGATATAGCACTGTTACAGATATAGATTTCCAATAAGGTAATGCATTGAATCGAACAAACAATGCTGTTACTTAAAGAAACTTGCTTTATTCCTAGAGTAGCAGGTTTGTCAGGCTTCCACAAGACTTCTGTTTATTAGAGACCATAACAAAAGCCTCAGCAAATCAAAAACATCCATTATCTTTGATTTTGTGTGTGATATTGGCACAAAGGTAATAGGTTATTATATTTTTAGGCTGCTTGATGATTTGaggggaggagactggggtttTGGAGCTCCATTACTTTTATTATATGAGTGTTTGCTTTTTTCTACATACTATTTTTATTGCCTTAATtagttttctctgttttatttcatttttgttgatttttttatttatttgtttttaagtttCTTTAATATATGATGTCATGATGATGTATTTCAGAATATTTTCTGAAAGGtcattttttaaagtttctttttgttgaattttattttctggttagaacagtggttctcgaCCCAGTTTGTTGGACATTTCCTGCCAATcaagttttcatgatatccaaaaTGTATATGCATGTGAtagatttccattcactaaatacatgctcattgtggatattctaaaaGCCAGACTGAAATGTAATCTGAGAACTAAGCTGAGAACCCTTGGATTCGAGGCAAGCTTTATTATGCTCCTTTTAAAGTACCTCACCTTGAAAACCCTAAGACAGATCAcaaatgagtagcctagtggttagtgcagtggactttgatcctggggaactgagtttgattcccactgcagctccttgtgactctgggcaagtcacttaaccctccattgccctaggtacaaataagtacctgtatacaatatgtaagctgcattgagcctgccatgagtgggaaagtgcagggtaccaatgtaacaaaaaaaaaatcattaaataaaaaaaagatatatattttttcttatttctgaATAATGCTTAAATAGAAACATGCACATTATTCTTGGGAAAATAAGGGTGACttgagcactgttccctctaagttgagcgtGAGTCCTCAaaatgcattgctgccagtagggggtagtactttgatattgtttttttcaattgctagggacaggcagattccctggagtcctgcagagcttgcctgtccatctcttttgaaaatgtgatagtgaaacagcacccccactggcaggactacaGGTAAATGGCTTCTGCTCAGCTTAGTGGACTTGAGTTCTATTTTAAGGTATCCTTGGCTTCTTGATTTTCATAACAACACAGACTTACCATTAACATTTTCTCGTAATGAATTCCAAGTTCCAAATTTGAAAGTCATCACATTGTTTATCAGTAATAGTATTTCCTTATCCTTAATTTAGGTTAAATACTGTATAAAGGCAATGTACCTAATTTCAACTAATTAGTTACTCTATGAACGCGCCATCACCATGGTGGCTGAGTGTGGGAACCAAGAAACTAACCAGATATGATGGGTCATATGATGACAAATGACTTTCATCTTGTGGGACAGGCAACTTAACCTCAGCTACTGTACACAACCCATGAGGCTTTTGCCCATGACATTTCTGAGAGTTTTTCTTTAGTTTCTCTGTCCCTTTTGCAATCTAGTTCTACCCACTGCTGTTCACTTCTTTTTCTCTTGCAGTTGGGTATTCTATACCAATTCTTTCTGGAAGTGTTCAGTAGCATCGCCATTCACTCTTCTACATTGATCTGTATCATCTTTTAAACCACATGTTCTTTTTCATCCAATGTGTATCTCATATATACACTCATGTATTCATAGAAGTCATCTTTCCAAAACAACTAGGGGTGCTAATCTCAACACAAATGTCACCTCCTTggatactgggggtgctcaagcatcgaTGGCACCTATAGATGTAGAATCTATGTAGTTTTGCATTGTCCTTCCCACCCTCCTATATCATTCTAACACACATCTGTGCTATTTTCCTAGCCTATActttctctttcacacacaccaACTTACTTGTTGTctttctagggcagtgtttcccaaattgatcctggagtaccccccttgccagtcaggttttcaggatatccacaatgaatatgcatgagatccatttgcatacactgcctctattgtatgcaaatttatttcatgcatattctttgtggatatcctgaaaacctgactttcaAGGgggactccaggactgacttgggataCACTGTTCTaaggcgcacacacacacacatctgttctctctcctcctcctgtgcccatctcctttgcatttcttctctctaTAATTCATTATTCTCTTTCCTCTCCATATCTCTAGTTTTCCAGTCCCTCCATTTCTCTTTTGTCATTCTCtcataattttttttctctgtaccttctctctctctatctggaTTTCTggctatctacaatgaatatttatgatatGCATTTGCATATAGTTCGGCAAAGAACCAGGTTAATCTGCATATTTTGGTTACCCTAAAACCAAACTTTATGAATGGGATTTGGAAACTACTGACTAAAGCACATTCATTTTACAAATGATGTACAGTATTTATTTCTTTTACCTTGGCAGTATTGATGGCAGCCCCATACCCAGTGGAAAATCCACAGCCAATCAGACAAACTTTATCTAGAGGAGCGGCATCATCGATTTTGGCAACAGAGGTCTCAGCCACAACAGTGTATTCAGAAAAGGTGCTGGTCCCCATGAAATGGTAAATCTGCTTCCCTTTGCAGGTAAACCTGCTGGTATTGTCCGCCATCAGATCTTGATCTGAAAtagcagttttgattttgctaaGGAGGAAACAAATTGTAATTAATGAATGTCAGCAAACAGACAGAACTGTAGCAAAATCAGAGCATTAAGTCTATCAAAAATCAGCATGAACACAATAGCATAAATACCATCTAAACAGCCCCTGCActgaggggggtggggatgggatggggacccAGTGAAGCAGAGGCCCAGTGACCTGCAAACTGCAGGGGCATAGATAATGGGGGATAGAggagacagcagcagcagcacccatgCAGGGAAAGGCTACCACAGCCACTGGCAGCAAAACTACAGATTAGCATTGGATTATGCAAAGTGAGGAAAAAGTGTTTCCTTTTTTATCTGTGAGCACTTTGAACTTTGAAACTACAGTGTTTGGAAAAAACGGGACCCTCCCcctaacatttttccaaataacctcaAAACAATTGTgcgtaaaaaaaaattatcactaTTATTGACAAGTGTTAttgcaagatgctgtaaaaactggacAATCCCTCTTTGGACTTTAAATACTACGCGAAACATACAGATAAATTTTTGGCACGGGGGTACCCGTTCAAGACTTTATGAAGGGCGTATTTAAGAGCACGCTATGCCCAGAGAGAATTGCTTTTGACCTATAAGAACAAGATCGGGTAGTCTGCGTATTACCATATTCTTCATTGGCGAAAGATATTGTTTATATTATTATAtcgcattagcacatgctacaaTTAGATGCTGTATTTTCAGAAAAACCAGTGATTGCATTTACACAATCGAAACATATTGGAAAAATTCTATCTTGGAAAAATCACTATCGTTATACTGCACAAGATCTGTCAAACCATGGTCTGTGTGGACAATGTCAATGGTGTCAAACATCAATAACAGGACCCACTTGGTCTGATCCAAATTCTGGGTGTATTATTAAATCATTTGACAATTCAAACTGTACTACTAAAATGGTAATTTTATATCATTCAATGTCCttgcaataaaatatatgttgGACGCAGCATGAGGCCTGTAAGAACACGTCTCACGGAACACAAATCCAGGATTATGACTAACAAAATGGAAGCTCCGCTTGTTCAACATTGGACCGAGTATCAACATAATATAGCTGATATGCAGTAGCGAATAATAGATCATATGAAAGAGGGATGGGAAGGTGGCGATATAGAAAAACTACTGAATTATAGAGAACAGTTCTGGATATTTACTTTGAACACTATTAACCTTATGGTCTTAAATGAGAAATCGAATGGATGACGCTTATTTGATAGACATCATTAATTACTGATATTAGTGTGCGCgcctgatcagctgtttctggacTGGAAATCTGATTGGCGCTGCGGGTGTTAGAGTTATAAAAGCACCCACCAAAGAGACTagtggccattttagaaaaaacgCCTTAAGAAAACAGGTCTAGTCCTCACCAGTTGGACCTTTGCTTTAATGTTTAAACTGAGTAATAGTGAAGTTTATTTACTTCTATAATTTGATTTTTAGGAGACTGCCTTGACACAGCGTATTgcaaaacatggatctatgtcggtgaatCTGGGTCTCCACTATGCATATGAAGCCTAAAAGCTTGAAGCTAAGTACAACAATTGAAATAGATATTACCTTTAATGTTAACTGATGTAAGCAAAAAAAAGTCTTGAAAAATATAAGCAAATAGGAAGGATCGATGAGGATTACAGTACTACCTCtgaaatatgcttggctcatacTAGCCACTATAGAGGTAGTTATGCAGGTCTGATGATCCCATAAAAGGGTCTCTGTTGAATTAGACCATGATACTTTGTATATTATTAAAGTGAAAATTGAAGTTGAGTATAATAAGATAAGTGATTGATTTACTCCCTTCATTActaataaatatatatgcctACTGAATACGTTGACTATACCCAGATAGTCATTCACTGGCAATAAATCAGGTCAATATGAATCACAATAGCTCACTAACAGTATATCGTCTGCATATACGTAGACCTCAACAGACAAGGCCTGAATCTTCCTAATTAAAGGAGCTAAAAACAGATTGAACAAAACAGGCAACAAAGAAGAATCCTAAGGGATCCCACTCAAAACTCAATACTCGCTAGAAcgaccctcccccccttcttGGATAAAAAACATCCGATCTGCTAAGAAATATGCAAATCAGGCCAACACTCGGTCCTTCAACTCCAAGGTGACTAGCCTACTTAATAATACTTGATGATCTAATACATCAAAAGCTGATGTCAAATCTAATGAAATCACCAAGGCAACTTTCTCTCCATCCAACTTGGCCTTGACATTCGATAACAGAAGGGTCAGAAGTGCCTCTGAACCAAGACCTGACCTAAACCCTGACTGATATGGGCTAAGGGCCTCTATCGTGTCTACATAATCCAGTAACTGAGGTAACACTAACTTCTCCGCCAATTTAGCTAAACAGCAGAGGTTCAAAATAGGTCTGTAGTTACCCACATCATAAGAGTTCTTAGCTATGTTCTTCAGAACCTTACGAACAACTGCCCCTTTCCAGCAGATCCAATAGCAGCTGTAGTAGTATCTGGAGCTAGAGTGGGGCACAAAACTGCAGGGTCCCATTGTAGATTCCCATTGCATGAGGATTATAGATAGCCAGAAAATCAGGCTACCTACAGGATCCCCAGCAGAGGTTTGTTATTATTTGTGGTATTATGGTGAAAGCAATATGGGGTTTACAGCGATCATTTATCTCTTGGCTTTTTTCCTGGTCAATCTCTTCATCACTTCTTTCCTGAAATGAGTTCCAAGCTAGCACGAGGAGCAAAAACCTATGTTCAAAGCATGGATTGGAAGATTACATCAACCACCACCAGAGCACTGACCTTTCCCCCAGGAAGTCATTTTTTAATATGTAAAACAGTCATAACTTCTACCTGATCTTTTGACAAAGATTAGTCTTGGGATTCAAACAGAACTTGCACTTGCCACACTGAGGAATGTAGAGCGGGATAACTCTGTCACCTAGAAAACAAGATTAATGGTTACATTTAAAATGATTAATCACAGAAGAACTGGAGTTCTCAGTTCAATCCTTGGGACACAGCCAGCCaaactggttttcaggatttccacaatgaatatgcatgagaagaatttgcatgcactgcctcctttttATTCTAATCTATGCCATGCATTCAATTATCCTaacattgactggataaatgtctcCTCAAGGCATGCTACAGAAATGagtggcccaatattcaaaggggtttatatGTTCAGCAGAATCCTTTCCAGTTGGTTCTAGGTGACTCTCAGTGAATTTGAGCTGCACAGTGGTCAAACTGCCACATTGGTCTCATAGTCTAATGAAACTTTAAGATTAGCACAGGAGTTTGTATGCTGAATGGTTCAAAGTCTCTGAGAGCTGGGCAGTGCCAACTGGAAAGGAGTAGCAGGTCCAACAGCGGCTGTAGTAGCATCTGGAGCTAGAGTGGGGAGCACACCTGCAGGGTCCCATTGCAAACTTTCTGCTCGCCATGTCAACCTGACACCAGAATTTGTCAAGCCCCGAGTCATGGTTTCCAGAAACATTTGGGTGACTATTTAAACCCtttagtcagcatttaaaaaaaaatgatgaccATGACATTTAAATCATCTGAGTGATATGTGCTGCACCTGCCAGTGCCTGTTTTGGGCTTTCTATCCATTTCTTGTGCTTTTTGTGTAGCCTCTGGTGGTGTGGTGTTTGACCCGGCCCCTTGTGATATCATCAATATTCTCAGGGTCCTCTGTGGCTGGAGTATTTCAGCGTACAAACCTTGAGGCACACCGCCTCAAGCATGCCTAAGGGGCATGTAATGCCCCTTAGTATGCTCCTTTATGGCAAACTTTGGGGTTTTACTTGGGGGATATTATACTGATTATATTGATTGTTTGAAGAAGGTTTTAAGAAAGAAGGTtttcatttataattttttacTTTTATGTATTTGTTGGTTCAAAATGTCTCGGTTAGTTTTCTTTTTAGCCTTTTGTAAGTTTGAACTTTTTAAATAAACAGgggctagagcagtggttcctaaacctggtcctggaggcaccccagccagtcaggttttcaggatactcacaatgaatattcatgagagagatttgcatgtactgcctccactgcatgcaaatctctctcatgaatattcattgtgagtatcctgaaaacctgactgactgggtttcctccagaaccaggtttgggaaccactgggctagaaGATTTCGAATGTATTTCTCCTTGTCAAGAAGAATATTGAATGAAGTTGAGATTAATGTTTTAAGCAAAGGTTTATCTTTTGTTCCTACGTCAACAACCCTGCAAGTGCGTTAGATATGTCAAATGTGTTATGGATATAGAACAGTATCTAAAAATTAATTGAGAATTGGAGGATCACAAATTTTATAGAAGACTCCCTGGAGATCCAACAGCTAGCAAAAAGAGTTCTATTGACTCCATCTTGAAGACAGGTTTTGAAGAAGGCTATATTACAAGAAAATAATTGGAATTCTTGATAGTACAGTATCCAGGTATCTCGAGTTTATACATTTTACCCAAAATACACAAATCTTTAGACAAACCACCTGGTAGACCAATAGTGTCTGGAAATGAATTGTTTTAGAACCACTTTCCATCTTTCTAGACAAGTTCCTTTGGCCGCAGATTCCTTTAATTCCATCATACATAAGGGATTCTTCagatatcactactactactacttatcatttctaaagcgctactagacgaacgcagcgctgtacacttgaatgtcCTTAATAAAGTGAAGACTGAAGATTATATTTTTGTGACACTTGATGTGGAATCATTATATATGAACATCCCACAAGATAAAGCTATGGATATCATTCAAAGTGCTTTATGTCATCATTTACATTTGAGAAAATTACCGGTTgaatttttttaatgtctttggcTGAAATAGCAttgatacaaaattattttagTTTTGATATGAAGTTTTATCAGCAGATTCGGGGGACAGCCATGGGATGTGCTATGGCACCCTCGATTGTGAATCTGTACAGGGCCAATTTTGAAGAGCAATTTTTGACCATACCCCTACAATGATCAGTTGGTAGTTTGGAAAAGATACATTGATGATGTGTTTGCCATTTGGAAAGGAAGCAAAGAGGATCTGAAATGTTTTTTAAGGGATGAAAATATCCAATTCAAGATGAATTTTAGTAGAGAGAGTATTCCTTTTTTGGATATTTGAATTTTTATAAAGAATGGCATTCTCCATTCAGATATTTACAGAAACCCATGGATGTAAATAAATTGTGCCATTATAGGAGCTGCTTTAGCAGGGCTTTGAAAAAGAATCTACTGTACAGTCAATTTTTGAGGATTAAAAGACTAAGTTCAGAGAAATTTACTTATGATGACAATGCCGAAAATTTGAAACAGAGGATATCAAGTAGGATGTACTGATGACTGCTATAGAAGAGCCGATTTGAAAAACAGAGAAGAGCTTTTGAGAACAGAACAAAATCTGATAAATCAGAAATACTAGTGAGAGATGAATTAGTAGTGAAGAGTAAGATGCAAATTTTGGGAGTGATTTTAGATTCCCATTTGTCCATGCAAGATCAGATTTTGTCTGTGGTTCgtactgctttttttttagcTTCACTTGTTGACTAGGTTAAAATCGATGTTATCTAATTGTGACTTTAGGTCTGTAGAGTATGGTGATTTCTCAGACTGATTTCTGCAATGCGCTGTTATCTGGGTATTACTAAATCCAAGATGTAGGCGTTGCATACAATCCAAAATGCTGCTGTATGATTGTTGGATAGAACATCTCAGTTTGAGCATGTTTCTCCTGTACGTCGGTCATTGCACTGGTTATCTATTTAGTTTAGAGTACTATCTAAGATTGCATGTTTGATTCATCAGACCCTGTATTCAGATTCTGATCTATAGTACCTTAAAGATACTATCTCTGTGTATCAGCCTTCAAGGGCCTTGCGGCCTAGAATGCGATGTTGTTGGCAACTAGAGATCTACTTTCTGTGAAATATGCTTGTACtcggaatcaggggcgtagccagacttcggcgggaggggggtccagagcccgagctgagggggcacattttagctccccccggcgccaccgacccccccctgccacttttgaccctcccATTTTGACCCCCCTTCTCGctgtcgccaaccctccccgctgccgtcaggtacctgtgctggtgggggtccccaacccccgccagccgaagtcctcttcagggCCGGTCTCCGGGCTGGcatgttgctgcagctgatctggatggaaggattctgtttctgtgtgagttgtCCTGACGTCCCTATGTGCAtgtaggaatgtgcaggacgtcagggcgactcacacagaaacagacatcccagcaaatcAGTGGGCACCCTCCATTTAAAAGGTCCaaggtatacatctcactgttacctccttatattgtatgatgagtcCTCCAACCCACACTAAAACCCTCTACAATAGaccttatgcctgcaagtgtcacctatatgtgggtacagtaaacgtttggtgggttttggagggctcacactttctaccgcaagtgtaacagttagagcgggttaggggcctgggtccccttctctacagagcactgcaccaaccactaggctactctagggtcCTGCTTGCTGCACTattaggactggccataatatctgaagccatcatagagcctggtatgtactgtttcttttacatgtttgggggtgggagagggtcagtgaccactgggggagtaaggggaagtcataccttaatcccttcagtggtcatttggggcaccattttgtgacttagttgttattaaaacaggttttagccttggacatttttgctttgttccattatggcagaaaaaacatCCAGCGATTAGGAAAACCCAAATCATGCCTCCAACAGGCCTccaacatgcctccaacatgcctccttgtgatttgcatgcactgcagatgaactgcatagaaaatgtctaaaaaacatttttcgaaaattgcaaaaaaaaaaaaaaaagtccatctcttGCTGTCTGccatgttttggacatttttctgtttcaaaaatgagccccaaagtgtccAGAAAGGAAGTAGCATTTAAGCATCATGGCATTCTTTACGTAGTGTTCCCCAGAGTTCTCAGCTCTCTCACTCACTATTCAATATGTATTTAAAGACTTTGGGAGTTGTTTGATCTGGGTTGAATGCCTCTATTTTCTCATATGTGGGTGATTTATGTACCTGCCTTGAATAAGTTTTACTGAAGCAAATTATTGCAAAGACAGATCTGTGGGcccatgaatttttttttttaagttaaataaGCTTAAAACAAAGGTAGTATGGTTTGGTCAATTTCAACTCCTCTCCACCTTAGATTTTACATTGTAGTCAGGTGAGACTTTGAAATTCGAAGATAAATCTAAAATTCTTGGAGTCTTAGCTGATACTAATCTTACCTTTGGATTTCAACTCAATGCTCTAgtgaaaagcattttttttttttttttttgattgagaCAGTTGAGGGCAATTCAATCTATGTTGAGTTCTTTAAGCTTCAGGAGTATTGCTCTGCTTCAatacttagattattgtaactcctgGTACTGTGGTCTATCAGATAGATAGGCAGTTAAGAAGGCTTCAACTActgcaaaatactgctgctagacTCATCTTCCAATTAGGAAAGTTTGAGAGAGCTTCTTCTTGGTTGGCAAGGTTGCATTGGCTACCTGTTAGAGCAGGGATAAAATTTAAAGTGGCATGCCTTGTTTTTAAATCCTAGAACAACCTGACCACTGAGAAGCTGGTTTATAGCTTGAGTATTCCAAAATCCTTTACTTTTATCCAGCCAACCCATCTTTTGAAATGTAATTGTTCATTGATGAGGATATACATCATAAACATCTTTTAGAGCTTACCTTTGCCTATCAAGGTGTGTGTTTTTGGAATCAGTTACCTTTACAAATTAGACAAATTGACTCCTACTCTTTGTTCAAGAAGGctttgaaaactcatttattcgAAGCTGTCACTTGTTAATTTTGTTTACCAAATTGTATTCATTTTACTGTAATTCTCCTTTGACTAGAGGACTTCTTTATTTTGTTATCTGCGTTGAACCTTTGGGATAATTGTGGAATAGAAGAACTGAAATAGAATAGAATACTAAAGGTTCTACTGCTAGACTTAATGGATTAATACCTGGTTTAACTTTAGTTACTCCTGGTCCAACACTCTCCACAATTCCAGCACCTTCATGACCCAAGATGACTGGGAACAGGCCCTCCTTAAAATGGGTGCTAACTGCATGGGCATCGGTACGGCACACTCCGGTggcaatgatctggaaaacaacCATAACATTATGTTGCAGGCATTTTGATCAAACTTTGACCATCTAATAGATTATGTGCATTTGCTTGTTATCATAGATAATAATGACTTTTTCACACCTCTTGTCAATTTTATGAGTTAAGTATTTCAAATTCTTCAGCATAGTTAACTGTATGGTGTTCTTCAGTTCTTCACAGCGAGCTTTTTCTACTGTAATCTGATCTTGGATCCGTTTTATCAAAAGAACCATCAAATCTAAGGAACATCGATTCAAAATCATGCTCCATTGAAGAACAAACTCCTCATCTTCCTGAAACATTTTAGGGGCCCGAAGCATTCTTAACCCCCCGGGGAAATCTTCCTGTTTACAATATTCAACCAAAGAGGCACTATGTAATTCTAATTGGGAAAGAGACCGatgagcattgaatatctgtgtccACATGTCAGAACCTTGTAATAATACATCTGATGTCAATAAAGCTGGTACCCTTAAAATTTCATCCCTCTGTTCTGGTAAAATGCTTAGCCCAGTTTTCCAGTTTTGTGCCATAATGATTTCAAAATTGAGAATTATGTTTGCATATCAAAGGAATAGCAACTTGAATGGCATGTTATGCACTGCTGAAGTATGGAATTGAGAGACATGTGACACCATAAGGGGTCATCATTCGGCATGTGGTACTTGCTCTGTGTGTACAGTGATGATAGATGCTACTCAATTTTTAGTTATACACACGGGCAGGGTGTATCGTCTGCATACTAAAACCACCTGTTCCTCCATGAATGCGATATA is a window of Microcaecilia unicolor chromosome 2, aMicUni1.1, whole genome shotgun sequence DNA encoding:
- the LOC115461127 gene encoding alcohol dehydrogenase 4-like (The sequence of the model RefSeq protein was modified relative to this genomic sequence to represent the inferred CDS: added 164 bases not found in genome assembly); the protein is MSTTGKVIKCKAAIAWEAGKPFSVEEVEVAPPKDHEVRIHIIATGVCRTDAHAVSTHFKEGLFPVILGHEGAGIVESVGPGVTKVKPGDRVIPLYIPQCGKCKFCLNPKTNLCQKISKIKTAISDQDLMADNTSRFTCKGKQIYHFMGTSTFSEYTVVAETSVAKIDDAAPLDKVCLIGCGFSTGYGAAINTAKVEPGSTCAVFGLGGVGLSAVMGCKAAGATRIIGIDINKDKFPKAKELGATECINPKDYNKPIQQVIAELTNGGVDFSIECIGNIDVMKAALECTTVGWGTCAIVGVALEDRGVPVDPFQLIMGRTLKATFFGGWKSVDSVPKLVSDYMAKKFKLDELVTYTLPFEKINEAFDLMKEGKSIRTVLVF